The following DNA comes from Candidatus Zixiibacteriota bacterium.
CCAAATCATCACCGTGGCCGAATATGCCGTGATTATCTGTCCGGCACACGTGTGCGATTGTCGTCCGGGCGATGCCGACGGCTCCGGCATGATCACGATTTCTGATGCGGTCTACTTGATCAACTACATCTTTGCCGGCGGCGCTGCGCCGACGCCATACAAGCTTTGCTCCGGCGATGCCGACTGCAACTGCCTGGTGACGATTTCCGATGCCGTCTATCTGATCAACTACATCTTTGCCGGTGGCCCGGCGCCGTGTGATTGTCCGACCTGGCTTGGCATTTGCGGCCCACCGTTGCGGAAATGATGCGCTGTTTGCGAAGATAATGAAGTGTGAGCGGAAATGATGAGGTGTTACTAGGGAAGACTAATTGACTGATTGCGATGGCCGGGCCGTCAGGATTCCATTCCTGACGGCCCGGCCGCAGGTCAGGATCCCTGCGATCCTGACATCCAGAGTCGATGTGGGTTCGACTTCAGTCGAACACTTGAAACTCCAGATCGGCAGCCCACCCGGAGCAAAGCGAAGGGTGGGGCAGCTTGCTGCCGCTATCTTCATGCAAGGGGGGATTCATGAGAAAGGCAGGTCTCTTAACCGAGGCTTTCGGTTCTCCAAACTCGGATAAAGAGACCTGCCACGATGATGAGAGCAGAGTGTTGAAACATGATCAACGCGCGGTTCGACGATGATCCCCGCACCAGGCTGATCGCGCCGCACTGCCGTTGATCTGCTTGCGCAAACCTCGAGGGGAGGGACTCCCCGACTGACCGCCAAGGACCGGTCACGACTGACGCCGGGAGCGAGCCGAGGATCACTCCCGGCGCCTTAGTATCTGCGCCCCTGGTGCACACTGTCGACACATCCGGTACCCCACCGCCGGAACGTCCCGAGGAACGAGGGATTGCGGTGGGAGCTTCGCAGGTCTCCCACCGTTGCGTCAGGTCTTCTCGCGCGCCGTGCACACGGGAAGAAGAGTCTCCTCTCCCGCGCGAGGCGACCTGACGCTCCGAACCACTGCAATCCGCGCCCTGTCATTGCGAGGAGTGAACGTACGCCCACCGTTTTCACCGTCCATAATCGCGACGAGGCAATCTCGATTTCATCGCATCCCCCTGTAGCGCCGACTTAAATGCGCCGTCAGGAATCCGTTCCTGACGGTACGGCCTGTAGGTCAGAATCCCTGCGATCCTGACGTCTTCGGTCAAGCCCTTGATTGTCAGGATCACAAAGATCCTGACCTACTTCCCTCTCGCCAGCCCCTTGATCAACTCCCACGCCGCCTTCACATCGGCATGAGTCACCTGCGTCTGCGCGATCACCATGCGCAGCGTGTACGCGCCGTTCAGCTTCGTGTGCGTCATGTACGCCTTTCCCGTCGCGTTCACCCGCTCGAGCAACCGCTCATTCAGCACATTCAATTGTCCCGGATCATTCACCCCCGCCGGATGATACCGGAAGCAAACCAAGTTCAGATGTGTCGGCGCCAGCAGCTCAAAATCGGCGGAAGCGCCGATCCATGCCGCCAGCCCGCGCGCCAGTTCCAATTGTTCGCGAACCAGCAGCTGCAGTCCCGCCACGCCATAGCTGCGGATCACGAACCACAATTTCAGCGCGCGGAAGCGCCGCCCCAGTTGGATCCCCCAGTCGCGGTAGTTGTTGACCCGATCTCCCTCGGCGGTCTTAAGATATTCCGGCAGAATCTCGAACGTCCGCACCAGCGCCGCCGGATCGCGCACGAAATAAGCCGTGCAGTCGAAGTTGGTAAACATCCACTTGTGCGGATTGAACACGAATGTATCGACGTATTCGATCCCCTCGATCATCCACCGCAGCTCCGGCAAGATCAGCGCCGTCCCCGCGAATGCCGCGTCCACATGGAGCCAAATTTCCTCGCGCCGGCAGATTTCGCCGATGGCCCGCAGCGGATCGATCGCCGTTGATCCCGTCGTCCCGATTGTCGCCACCACCGCCAACGGCGTTACGCCCGCGTGCCGGTCGGCGGCAATTAGCTTCTCCAATTCAGCCGGCTTGAGCGCAAACGCTTCGTCCACCGCCACCTTGCGCAGGCAGGCACTGCCAAGTCCGGCGATCTTCACCGCCTTCTCGATTGACGAATGCGTCTCCGTCGAGCAGTAGACCGCAAACTTCTGTGAACCGTCAAACCCGCGGGCATTGATCGCAAAGTCGCTGTACTTTTCGCGCGCCGTCAACAACGAGCAGAGCGTCGCCGTCGAGGCCGTATCCTGGATCACGCCGATGAATTCGCGCGGCAGACCGATCATCTGTCCCAGCCACTGCATCACCCGCTCTTCCAGCTCGGTCGCGGCCGGCGAGGTCTGCCAGCTCATGCACTGCGCCGCCAGCGTCGACATCAGCATCTCCGCCAACACCGACGGTGGACTTGAATTGGCCGGGAAGTACGCGAAAAAGCTCGGATGCTGCCAATGCGTCATTCCCGGTACAATGATCTTCTCAAAGTCACCGAAAATCCGCTCGAACGGCTCCCCCCGTTGCGGCGGCGCTTCGGGAAGCTGGGCGATAATCTCTTTGGGCTGTACCTGCGCTTTGACCGGATACCGGCGCACGTTGTCCAGATAGTCCGCCATCCAGTCGACCAATTCGTGCGCGTAGCGCCGAAATTCTTGATTGTCCATAACGGCGACAATTTAATCACTTTCCCCCGCTTTGTCTGCAATTCTGTTGAAGCTGTCGATAAACAACGTATAATTGCTTCGGCGGAGCGAAAGGAACCTGAGCCGGCGACTATGAGTATTCATGACCTCGAAAACCATCTGCGCGACTATTTCCCCTTCGGCTTGCCCGTGTCGCGCCGCACCTGGGAGCGCCTTGATCTGGCCCGGATCGTCACCGACCCGGCTTCACGCGTCCCCGGCTCCGATACCTATGTCGTGCGCCAGCTTGCCGCCTGCTTTAATGAAACCGCGCACACCCAGCAGCCGCCGCTGACGCCGATCTCCCCCGGCCAGCTGATTACGGCCGCGATGATCGTCGAGATCATGCGCTACGTCGTCCTGCATTACTGCCGCCGCCAGAATCCCTTCTCGCTCCAGGCCGGTCTGAATTGGACGGCGGAACGCAAGAGCCGCAATCTGGCCGAGGTTCCGCCCGCTGCCTGCGCCGTGCTGTTCCCGCCGCCGGCCGTGCTTGTTGACGGCCACCCGCCGGGCGAATACCTCCATAGCCAGAGTGCGCTCGGGGCCAACAAAGAACTCGTCGTGGCCGAGATGATCCTGCTGATGATCGCGATGATCAACCCGGCGTTTCGCTTCTTCCGGCCGCTCTACGATGACACCGAGCTGTCGCACCGCGCCCACTACCGCGACCTCGTCGACGCGCTCGGCCAGTTCTTCGAGACCCAGCCGCCGGTCGACGAAGTCGGCGACTCCCTGTTCCACACCTTGCTTGCACCGATTGAGAATCACCCCGATTCGCTTGAAGCCCAGTTGGATTTCATCCGCACCCGCTGGGCGCGCCTGCTGCCGGCCGGTTTACTCAAGCGTCTGCTCCTCGTGCGCGATATCCTCCGTGAGGAACACTTCCTGCGCGGCTTCTCCGACGGCTCGCTCGAAGTCCTTCGCCTCGGCCGCGGCCAGGGCGTCGATTTCGGCTATCCCGAGCCCGAAGCCTTCAGCCAGGACGCCGATTGGATGTCCAACGTCGTCCTGATCGCGAAAAGCACCTACGTCTGGCTCGATCAGCTTTCGAAGAAGTACGGGCGCCACATCCGCCTGCTATCCGATATCCCCGATGAAGAACTCGACCGCCTCGCGCGCTGGGGTTTCACCGGGCTTTGGCTGATCGGCGTCTGGGAACGCTCGCGTGCCTCACAAACCATCAAGCAGTACATGGGCAACCCCGAGGCCGTGTCATCGGCTTATTCACTTTATGATTACATCATCGCCCACGATCTCGGCGGTGAATCGGCCTACGAAGAACTTCGCGCCCGCGCCTGGCGCCGCGGCATCCGTCTTTCCGCCGACATGGTCCCCAACCACATGGGCATCTACTCGCGCTGGGTGATCGAACATCCCGACTGGTTCATCCAGTCGCCCTATCCGCCGTTTCCGGTCTACCAATACACCGGCGCCAACCTCTCCGACGACCCGCGCGTTGTCCTGCAGATCGAGGACGGTTACTGGTCGCACCGTGACGCCGCCGTCGTCTTTAAGCGCATCGACACCTGGACCGGCGACACCCGCTATATCTACCACGGCAACGACGGCACCAACATGCCCTGGAACGACACCGCCCAGCTCAATTTCCTCATTCCGGAAGTTCGTGAGGCGGTCATCCAAACGATTCTTCACGTCGCGCGGAAGTTCCCGATCATCCGCTTTGATGCCGCCATGACGCTCGCCAAGAAGCACTACCAGCGGCTCTGGTTCCCGCAGCCCGGCGACGGCGGCGCCATTCCCTCGCGCGCCGAGTGCGGACTCACCAAGGAGCAATTCGATGCCGCGTTCCCCAAGGAATTCTGGCGCGAGGTCGTCGATCGGATCAAGGCCGAAGTTCCTGAGACTCTGCTCCTCGCCGAGGCGTTCTGGCTGATGGAGGGTTACTTCGTTCGTACGCTCGGCATGCACCGCGTCTACAATTCCGCCTTTATGAATATGCTGAAGATGGAGGAGAACTCGAAGTACCGCCAGACCGTCAAGAATGTTCTCGAGTTCAGCCCCGAGGTGCTCAAGCGGTTCGTCAATTTCATGAACAATCCCGACGAGCGTACCGCCGTCGAGCAATTCGGCAAGGGCGACAAGTATATCGGCGTCGCCTTGATGATGGTCACCATGCCCGGATTGCCGATGTTCGGCCACGGCCAGATCGAAGGCTTCGCCGAGAAGTACGGCATGGAATATCGCCGCGCTTACTGGGATGAACAGGTTGACGAAGACCTCGTTCGCCGCCACGAGCACGAGATCTTCCCGATCATGCGGCGGCGCCGCCTCTTCTCCGGCGCGGACAACTTCGCCTTCTTCGACTTCCACTCCACCGCCGGTTGGGTCGATGAGAATGTCTTCGCGTATTCCAATCGCTTCGGTGATGAGCGCGCGCTGATCCTGTACAACAACGCCTATTCCTCCACCGAGGGGTGGATCAACACGTCAACTGCGATCAATGTTGGTCCCGCTGACTCACCCTTTCTCGTGCACCGCACGCTGAGTGAGGCGCTTGCGCTCAAGACCGGCGAGACCGACCTGTGCGTCTTCCGCGATTACAAGTCGGGACGATGGTTCATCCGCGCCGGTCGCGAAATCGCCGAGCGCGGGCTCTTCGCCGTCATCGGCGGCTACCAGTATCACGCCTTTCTTGATTGGCGCGAAATCCACGACCACGACGGCTCCTGGCGCAACCTGATGCACCGTCTCAACGGCGGCGGAGTCCATGATATCGACGAAGCTCACCGCGAACTGGTGTACGAACCGATCCTGGCCCCGTTCCGCGAGGCGTTCAGCGTCGAGCTGCTGCGCCTGCTTGCGACACTCGCTCCCGATCCGTCGCAGTTTGCAGATTATGAAGCGGCGCGCATTCGCTTCCTGAGCGCGGTCGGCCGCTTCATCGGCGGCGCGATGAACGAGGTTGTCGCATTGACGGAGAAGGCGCTTTCCTCACAGCCGCATCCAACCGCAGCCGCTACCGTGCAGTGGCCACGGCTTGATGCCGCCGTTACCCGCCGCCTGGCGCAGATCGATGATCTGCGCGCACGCGATACGATCGTCATCTGCGACTTGCTGCGCCCGATCCTTGATTGGCAGGCCGGTCCGCATGTGCAGGATCCGCACGAGCTGATGCGGGAGCGCCTCGAAAAGTGGCTGCTGCGCAAATCGATCGCTGCCGTCTTTGCCGAGTTCTATCAAAGTGACTACGAGGGCTACATGACATCCTTGCTGGTGGCAACGCTGCTGACCGCT
Coding sequences within:
- a CDS encoding aminotransferase class V-fold PLP-dependent enzyme encodes the protein MDNQEFRRYAHELVDWMADYLDNVRRYPVKAQVQPKEIIAQLPEAPPQRGEPFERIFGDFEKIIVPGMTHWQHPSFFAYFPANSSPPSVLAEMLMSTLAAQCMSWQTSPAATELEERVMQWLGQMIGLPREFIGVIQDTASTATLCSLLTAREKYSDFAINARGFDGSQKFAVYCSTETHSSIEKAVKIAGLGSACLRKVAVDEAFALKPAELEKLIAADRHAGVTPLAVVATIGTTGSTAIDPLRAIGEICRREEIWLHVDAAFAGTALILPELRWMIEGIEYVDTFVFNPHKWMFTNFDCTAYFVRDPAALVRTFEILPEYLKTAEGDRVNNYRDWGIQLGRRFRALKLWFVIRSYGVAGLQLLVREQLELARGLAAWIGASADFELLAPTHLNLVCFRYHPAGVNDPGQLNVLNERLLERVNATGKAYMTHTKLNGAYTLRMVIAQTQVTHADVKAAWELIKGLARGK
- a CDS encoding alpha-amylase; its protein translation is MSIHDLENHLRDYFPFGLPVSRRTWERLDLARIVTDPASRVPGSDTYVVRQLAACFNETAHTQQPPLTPISPGQLITAAMIVEIMRYVVLHYCRRQNPFSLQAGLNWTAERKSRNLAEVPPAACAVLFPPPAVLVDGHPPGEYLHSQSALGANKELVVAEMILLMIAMINPAFRFFRPLYDDTELSHRAHYRDLVDALGQFFETQPPVDEVGDSLFHTLLAPIENHPDSLEAQLDFIRTRWARLLPAGLLKRLLLVRDILREEHFLRGFSDGSLEVLRLGRGQGVDFGYPEPEAFSQDADWMSNVVLIAKSTYVWLDQLSKKYGRHIRLLSDIPDEELDRLARWGFTGLWLIGVWERSRASQTIKQYMGNPEAVSSAYSLYDYIIAHDLGGESAYEELRARAWRRGIRLSADMVPNHMGIYSRWVIEHPDWFIQSPYPPFPVYQYTGANLSDDPRVVLQIEDGYWSHRDAAVVFKRIDTWTGDTRYIYHGNDGTNMPWNDTAQLNFLIPEVREAVIQTILHVARKFPIIRFDAAMTLAKKHYQRLWFPQPGDGGAIPSRAECGLTKEQFDAAFPKEFWREVVDRIKAEVPETLLLAEAFWLMEGYFVRTLGMHRVYNSAFMNMLKMEENSKYRQTVKNVLEFSPEVLKRFVNFMNNPDERTAVEQFGKGDKYIGVALMMVTMPGLPMFGHGQIEGFAEKYGMEYRRAYWDEQVDEDLVRRHEHEIFPIMRRRRLFSGADNFAFFDFHSTAGWVDENVFAYSNRFGDERALILYNNAYSSTEGWINTSTAINVGPADSPFLVHRTLSEALALKTGETDLCVFRDYKSGRWFIRAGREIAERGLFAVIGGYQYHAFLDWREIHDHDGSWRNLMHRLNGGGVHDIDEAHRELVYEPILAPFREAFSVELLRLLATLAPDPSQFADYEAARIRFLSAVGRFIGGAMNEVVALTEKALSSQPHPTAAATVQWPRLDAAVTRRLAQIDDLRARDTIVICDLLRPILDWQAGPHVQDPHELMRERLEKWLLRKSIAAVFAEFYQSDYEGYMTSLLVATLLTADNPLLTEEIHLAAFFADSHGAEFLQVNRHNDIVWFGKERWERLVHAWAANAVVELGQSGLADDNQLDDIFKKSANLIATGELSGYQVARLLALTSPDEPRYPESSLHRDSSSPQSQS